A region of Kribbella sp. NBC_01245 DNA encodes the following proteins:
- a CDS encoding ArsR/SmtB family transcription factor: MTIAIDDDLWSAIGDPTRRRMLDLLLAEGNATATSLSEQLPVTRQAVAKHLGVLDRVGLVHVTPAGREMRYRVDEAQLARAVAQLSTVGATWDARLRRIKRIAEAIQRKQDNPKTN, from the coding sequence ATGACCATCGCGATCGACGACGACCTCTGGTCCGCGATCGGAGACCCGACCCGGCGGCGAATGCTCGACCTGCTCCTGGCCGAAGGCAACGCGACCGCGACCAGCCTCAGCGAGCAACTGCCGGTGACACGCCAGGCCGTCGCCAAGCACCTCGGCGTACTCGACCGAGTCGGCCTGGTCCACGTCACGCCGGCCGGCCGGGAGATGCGCTACCGAGTGGACGAGGCGCAACTCGCTCGTGCGGTGGCGCAACTGTCCACCGTCGGCGCCACCTGGGACGCCCGGCTGCGCCGCATCAAGCGCATCGCCGAGGCGATCCAGCGCAAGCAGGACAACCCGAAAACCAACTAG